In Vagococcus luciliae, one genomic interval encodes:
- a CDS encoding type B 50S ribosomal protein L31 — protein MKQGIHPEYHPVVFMDSQTGFKFLSGSTKTSEETVEWEDGNTYPVIRVEITSDSHPFYTGRQKFTQADGRVDRFNKKYGLKDENAAE, from the coding sequence ATGAAACAAGGAATTCATCCAGAATATCATCCAGTAGTATTTATGGACTCACAAACAGGGTTCAAATTCTTATCTGGATCAACTAAAACATCTGAAGAAACTGTTGAATGGGAAGATGGTAACACATACCCAGTCATCCGTGTGGAAATCACATCAGATTCACATCCATTCTATACAGGACGTCAAAAATTTACACAAGCAGACGGCCGTGTGGATCGTTTCAACAAAAAATATGGTCTCAAAGACGAAAACGCTGCAGAATAG
- the nadE gene encoding ammonia-dependent NAD(+) synthetase, whose translation MTELQQLIIRNLQVKPHINAKEEIAIRVAFLKDYMKKHPFLHTYVLGISGGQDSTLAGKLAQLAMTELRDETGNSAYQFIAVRLPYGIQNDEEDAKKALEFIQPDKSVVVNVKPSVDALVNELKEHSQININDFNKGNIKARQRMVAQYAIASQENGAVIGTDHAAENLTGFFTKFGDGAADILPLFGLNKRQGRTLLKELNADKSLYEKIPTADLEENKPMISDEDALGVTYEAIDNYLEGKQVSDEDRKTIETWYKKAEHKRHLPITLGDTFWKE comes from the coding sequence ATGACAGAGTTACAACAATTGATTATAAGAAATTTACAAGTTAAGCCACATATAAATGCTAAGGAAGAAATTGCCATACGTGTAGCATTTTTAAAAGACTATATGAAAAAACACCCTTTTTTACATACTTATGTATTAGGGATTAGTGGTGGACAAGACTCCACTCTTGCTGGGAAATTAGCACAATTAGCTATGACTGAATTAAGGGATGAAACAGGAAATAGTGCTTATCAATTTATTGCGGTACGATTACCATATGGTATTCAAAATGATGAGGAAGATGCTAAAAAAGCACTAGAATTTATTCAACCTGATAAATCAGTTGTCGTAAATGTGAAACCAAGCGTGGATGCATTAGTGAATGAGTTGAAAGAGCACTCACAAATCAACATTAATGATTTTAATAAAGGAAATATTAAAGCTCGTCAACGTATGGTGGCTCAATATGCCATTGCTTCTCAAGAAAATGGTGCAGTAATTGGAACGGATCATGCAGCAGAAAATTTGACAGGTTTCTTTACCAAATTTGGTGATGGAGCAGCAGACATTTTACCATTATTTGGTTTAAATAAACGTCAAGGTAGAACATTATTAAAAGAATTAAATGCCGATAAGTCCTTATATGAAAAAATTCCAACGGCTGATTTAGAAGAAAATAAACCGATGATTTCTGATGAGGACGCGCTAGGGGTAACTTATGAAGCAATAGATAACTATTTAGAGGGTAAACAAGTAAGCGATGAAGATAGAAAAACGATTGAAACATGGTATAAAAAAGCGGAGCACAAACGTCATTTACCGATTACATTAGGAGACACATTTTGGAAAGAGTAA
- a CDS encoding LTA synthase family protein — translation MIVYVSNFYLQLSQNTWSLSLAWKFAMEWHVEKFLLGTLVLLLLDIFLISLSGSFLVGNIIYITSIGLLGIANSQKMALRMEPIYPDDLKMIFEFTMMKDIVGTPYFILALILIGLALLGLLYAIYRSIRLTKRQQIIRLFCFLISVSGLFYVSLFNQPNNLLRKAYNKTALWIPYSQKMNYYNTGFMGGFLYNLKVEAMDEPKNYSKEEIDNIVSKYNKLAKSKNATKKYQDKPNVVFVMSESFSDPDKLDGIKLNKSPITDFREVARQSVYSGDMLSQNYGGGTANIEFEALTGISMALLNPQMTTPYTMMLPKKTEFPSIVSSLEQQDYQTVAIHPYNTSMYKRKDVYNVLGFNQFLDENMMTHKDKLSDNGYISDESAFNDVLDIIKNSDKASFVHLVTMQTHMPYNNKYTDSPYTLTNSASSASIDNYALDISYTSKALKQFIDEVNKLDRQTIVVFWGDHLPSIYPDDIVEKNNPFTTHLTEYLIYDTLNKTIHHQEVMSPFYFSSLITDFSSVEQTGFNAMLLELQKILPAFEKQMYYVNGKWEKEVSLTKEERELYEAYQMIVYDLVSGEKYGQQIFDVQS, via the coding sequence ATGATTGTTTATGTTAGTAATTTCTATTTACAATTAAGTCAAAATACTTGGAGCCTGTCTTTAGCATGGAAGTTTGCGATGGAGTGGCATGTTGAAAAATTTTTATTAGGCACGTTAGTTTTGTTACTATTAGATATTTTTTTAATCAGTTTAAGTGGCTCATTTTTGGTAGGAAATATCATTTATATCACGAGTATTGGGTTACTTGGTATTGCTAATAGTCAAAAAATGGCATTGAGGATGGAACCTATCTATCCAGATGATTTGAAAATGATTTTTGAGTTTACGATGATGAAGGATATTGTAGGAACACCCTATTTTATTTTGGCTTTAATACTGATTGGATTAGCTCTATTAGGCCTTTTATATGCCATTTATCGATCAATTCGTCTAACAAAACGTCAACAAATTATTCGCCTTTTTTGTTTTTTAATCTCAGTTAGTGGGTTATTTTATGTAAGCTTATTTAATCAACCAAATAATTTATTGCGAAAAGCGTATAATAAAACAGCGCTCTGGATACCATATAGTCAAAAAATGAATTATTATAACACAGGATTTATGGGTGGCTTTTTATATAACTTAAAAGTTGAAGCAATGGACGAGCCAAAAAATTATTCAAAAGAAGAAATAGATAACATTGTTTCTAAATACAACAAACTAGCAAAAAGTAAAAATGCTACCAAAAAATATCAAGACAAACCCAATGTCGTGTTTGTTATGTCTGAAAGTTTTTCTGATCCAGATAAGTTAGATGGTATTAAACTAAATAAAAGCCCCATTACAGACTTTAGAGAGGTAGCGCGTCAGTCTGTATATTCTGGTGACATGTTGTCTCAAAATTATGGTGGTGGGACAGCGAATATTGAATTTGAAGCGTTGACAGGTATTTCGATGGCATTATTAAACCCACAAATGACGACACCTTACACGATGATGCTTCCAAAGAAAACAGAATTTCCATCTATTGTGTCGAGTTTAGAACAACAAGATTATCAAACAGTTGCCATTCACCCATATAATACATCGATGTATAAACGAAAAGATGTTTACAATGTTTTAGGATTTAATCAGTTTTTAGATGAAAATATGATGACGCATAAAGATAAATTATCCGATAATGGCTATATTTCGGATGAGTCAGCTTTTAATGATGTACTAGATATTATAAAAAACTCTGACAAAGCGTCGTTTGTCCATCTTGTGACAATGCAAACGCATATGCCATATAATAATAAATACACGGATTCACCTTATACTTTGACAAACTCAGCATCTAGCGCTTCGATTGATAATTATGCGTTGGATATTTCATACACATCAAAAGCATTGAAACAATTTATCGATGAAGTCAATAAATTGGATAGGCAAACAATTGTTGTATTCTGGGGTGATCATTTACCGTCAATTTACCCAGACGATATTGTAGAAAAAAATAATCCATTTACAACACATTTAACGGAATATTTGATTTATGATACTTTAAATAAAACGATTCATCACCAAGAAGTGATGAGCCCATTTTATTTTTCCAGCTTGATTACTGATTTTTCATCTGTTGAGCAGACAGGATTCAATGCTATGTTATTGGAGTTACAAAAAATTCTTCCGGCATTTGAAAAGCAAATGTATTATGTTAATGGAAAATGGGAAAAAGAAGTTTCTCTCACTAAAGAAGAAAGAGAGTTATATGAAGCCTACCAAATGATTGTTTATGATTTGGTTTCTGGTGAAAAATATGGTCAACAAATTTTTGATGTTCAATCATAA
- a CDS encoding cation-translocating P-type ATPase, translated as MSEQKKKQLNDAFYVEDEKQVLEKLQTTTQGLSTAEAEKRLKEYGHNQLDEGKKKSLFSKFLDQFKDFMIIILLAAAVLSFFMGDQVEAIMIIVVVFIMAIFGVFQESKAEEAIEALKDMSTPNANVRRDNTTKTVKSPDLVPGDIVLLEAGDVIPADMRLIETASLKIEEAALTGESVPVEKEAVVLEKEDIGIGDRINMAYMNSNVTYGRGVGVVTGTGMNTEVGKIANMLAQADETNTPLKENLNKLGKVLSIAIIFICIVMFGVGMLRGGHDWMDMLLTSVSLAVAAIPEGLPAIVTIILALGTQKMAKRNALVRKLPAVETLGSTDIICSDKTGTLTLNQMTVEEVFTNNKSIRDSKDISLDNTTLKIMTFCNDTKISDDGTLIGDPTETALVKYGEDRGFDIASQLKSEPRLAEVPFDSDRKLMSTFHKLSDGRFFVAVKGAPDELLKRCTTYDVNGEIKSMDKSEEELILKTNKQLATQALRVLAMAYKIVDDIPSELTSENVEKDLIFSGLVGMIDPERKEAAEAVRVAKEAGIRPIMITGDHKDTAEAIAVRLGILKEGQHDAVVTGGELNNMSDEQLANSIEKYSVYARVSPEHKVRIVKAWQKDGKVVAMTGDGVNDAPALKTADIGIGMGITGTEVSKGASDMVLADDNFSTIIVAVEEGRKVFSNIQKTVQYLLAANLGEVLTLFIATMLGWDTLLPVHLLWINVVTDTFPAIALGLEPAEKGIMKYKPRGRDSDFFSGGVMSSIIYQGILEAALTLGVYMYAINNPVHSSYDAIHADALTMAYATLGLIQLIHAFNVKSVHESLFKVGAFRNKIFNYAILLSFVLLASTIVIPGFNDLFKVAHLDGHQWLAVFIGSFAILPIVECVKWVQRKTIYK; from the coding sequence ATGTCAGAGCAAAAAAAGAAGCAGTTAAATGACGCTTTTTATGTGGAAGATGAAAAGCAAGTGTTAGAAAAACTGCAAACAACAACTCAAGGGTTGAGTACTGCTGAAGCAGAAAAACGCCTTAAGGAGTATGGTCATAATCAATTGGATGAAGGGAAGAAAAAAAGTTTATTTAGTAAATTTTTAGACCAATTCAAAGATTTTATGATTATTATTTTATTAGCAGCAGCTGTCCTTTCATTTTTCATGGGCGATCAAGTTGAGGCTATCATGATTATTGTCGTAGTTTTCATCATGGCAATATTTGGTGTTTTCCAAGAGTCAAAAGCAGAAGAAGCAATTGAAGCGTTAAAAGATATGTCAACACCTAATGCTAATGTTCGTCGTGACAACACAACGAAAACAGTGAAAAGTCCGGATTTAGTTCCTGGTGATATTGTGTTACTTGAAGCAGGTGATGTGATTCCAGCAGATATGCGTTTGATTGAAACAGCGTCATTAAAAATTGAAGAAGCAGCATTAACTGGTGAGTCTGTACCCGTTGAAAAAGAAGCTGTTGTGTTAGAAAAAGAAGATATTGGTATTGGCGATCGAATCAATATGGCTTATATGAATAGTAATGTGACATATGGTCGTGGAGTGGGTGTTGTAACTGGTACAGGTATGAATACAGAAGTTGGTAAGATAGCTAATATGTTAGCGCAAGCTGACGAAACAAATACACCATTAAAAGAAAATCTAAATAAATTAGGTAAAGTTTTATCTATAGCTATTATATTTATCTGTATTGTGATGTTTGGTGTTGGGATGTTACGTGGTGGACATGATTGGATGGATATGCTGTTAACATCTGTTTCATTAGCTGTTGCAGCTATTCCAGAAGGATTACCAGCGATTGTAACGATTATTTTAGCTTTAGGAACACAAAAAATGGCTAAACGTAATGCATTGGTAAGAAAATTACCAGCTGTTGAAACATTAGGTAGTACTGATATTATCTGTTCAGATAAAACTGGTACATTGACGTTAAACCAAATGACAGTTGAGGAAGTCTTTACAAATAATAAATCAATACGTGATTCAAAAGATATCTCTTTAGACAATACCACATTAAAAATTATGACATTTTGTAATGATACAAAAATTTCTGATGATGGCACGCTAATTGGTGATCCAACTGAAACAGCTTTAGTTAAATATGGTGAAGATCGTGGATTTGATATTGCTAGTCAATTAAAATCAGAACCTCGTTTGGCAGAAGTCCCATTTGATTCTGATAGAAAATTGATGTCAACATTTCATAAATTATCAGATGGTCGTTTCTTTGTAGCAGTAAAAGGAGCCCCTGATGAGTTATTAAAACGTTGTACAACTTATGACGTTAATGGTGAAATCAAGTCAATGGATAAATCAGAAGAGGAATTAATTTTAAAAACTAACAAACAATTAGCGACACAAGCGTTACGTGTACTTGCAATGGCTTATAAAATTGTTGATGATATTCCAAGCGAATTAACAAGTGAAAACGTCGAAAAAGACTTAATTTTCTCAGGTTTAGTTGGGATGATTGACCCAGAACGTAAAGAAGCAGCAGAAGCTGTTCGAGTAGCCAAAGAAGCGGGTATTCGACCAATTATGATTACTGGTGACCACAAAGACACAGCAGAAGCTATTGCCGTTCGTCTTGGTATTTTAAAAGAAGGTCAACATGATGCCGTTGTGACAGGTGGGGAATTAAATAATATGTCAGATGAGCAGTTGGCTAATTCGATTGAAAAATACTCTGTTTATGCTAGAGTCTCTCCTGAACATAAAGTACGTATTGTTAAAGCTTGGCAAAAAGATGGAAAAGTAGTTGCGATGACAGGTGATGGTGTCAATGATGCACCAGCACTTAAGACAGCTGACATTGGTATAGGTATGGGAATTACTGGTACCGAAGTTTCTAAAGGGGCAAGTGATATGGTCCTAGCTGATGATAACTTTTCTACTATTATTGTTGCTGTTGAAGAAGGTCGTAAAGTATTCTCAAATATTCAAAAAACTGTTCAATATTTACTTGCTGCAAACTTAGGGGAAGTATTAACCTTATTTATTGCGACAATGCTTGGTTGGGATACGCTTTTACCAGTCCACTTATTATGGATTAATGTTGTAACTGATACATTCCCTGCGATTGCATTAGGATTAGAACCTGCTGAAAAAGGTATTATGAAGTACAAACCACGTGGACGTGATTCTGATTTCTTTTCTGGTGGAGTGATGAGTAGTATTATTTATCAAGGAATTTTAGAAGCAGCTTTAACACTTGGTGTTTACATGTATGCTATTAATAACCCAGTTCATTCAAGTTATGATGCTATTCATGCTGATGCGTTAACTATGGCTTATGCTACACTTGGCTTAATTCAATTAATCCATGCCTTTAACGTAAAATCTGTTCATGAATCATTATTTAAAGTAGGTGCATTTAGAAATAAAATCTTTAACTACGCGATTTTACTTTCATTTGTTTTATTAGCATCTACAATTGTGATACCTGGATTTAATGATTTATTTAAAGTGGCTCATTTAGATGGACATCAATGGTTAGCTGTATTTATTGGATCATTTGCTATTTTACCAATTGTAGAATGTGTCAAATGGGTTCAACGAAAAACGATTTATAAATAG
- a CDS encoding HAD-IC family P-type ATPase, with amino-acid sequence MSKKESYPGLTDEEVLNRMARGEVNQAIPKTTRTFKQILFENSFTLFNFINLVIAGFIIYTGSYKNLLFLGVIVSNTLVGVYQEIKAKNNIDRLSLLSESKVTVIRNHQTFDIPQNEVVKDDLIIVKRGQQIVVDGTILDTEGMECDESQLTGESDPIIKTIGSSIYSGSYIVSGSGLMQATHVGEDSYSYKLSMEAKQTKGIYSELIMLMNRLIRLLTMVIIPIGAILMITSLTSGTQLNEAILGSTAAIMGMIPEGLILLTTVALAVGVIKLSRRQVLVQTMGAIETLARVDVLCLDKTGTLTSGQLKVVEYDTVDTTNLTDETFSILVGSMIKGLNEDNATGLALMSYFDQSDENLFKPVKQIPFSSARKWSAITFQENGTYFMGAPEYLFEGFSEDQTEKMGLAFEKGLRIIAVAKSNGTELSQVLPDQLELLGFIYLEDEIRPEAPQTLDYFKQEKVDICIISGDHPETVAQIAKRSGVSHDEESIDMSKISDEKIPEIVKTHRIFGRVSPEQKKKLVIALQEENHVVGMTGDGVNDILALKQADCSIVMANGSDAAKGIADFVLLDSNFDSMIDVVLEGRQVINNIQRVSSLYLTKTVYSLFLAAIYIFVSSPYPFQPIQLSPINALTVGIPSFFLALRPNTQPIKGAFLKNVFEPPLASGLTVVIMTLLIEVLGNILGWSYEQKSTVTVLLTGFIGFIVLREIAKPLTKKIIGLLSVLIVLFLFIFTFFDHIFSLASIYNSHLALVYLPLMSVSVPIFYLIRKVIHKLLKE; translated from the coding sequence ATGTCTAAAAAAGAATCCTATCCAGGTCTTACAGATGAAGAGGTACTAAATAGAATGGCTAGAGGTGAAGTAAATCAAGCCATACCCAAGACAACTCGGACATTTAAACAGATTCTATTTGAGAATAGTTTTACATTATTTAATTTTATCAATTTAGTCATAGCTGGTTTTATTATCTATACTGGAAGTTATAAAAACTTACTGTTTTTGGGTGTGATTGTATCTAATACTTTAGTTGGCGTTTATCAAGAAATCAAAGCGAAAAATAATATTGATCGGCTAAGCTTACTTAGTGAATCAAAAGTAACGGTAATAAGAAATCATCAAACGTTTGATATTCCACAAAATGAGGTTGTCAAAGATGATTTAATCATAGTTAAACGTGGACAACAAATTGTTGTAGATGGAACTATTTTAGATACTGAAGGAATGGAATGTGATGAGTCTCAATTAACTGGTGAATCTGATCCTATCATAAAAACTATTGGGTCTTCTATTTATTCAGGAAGTTATATTGTCAGTGGTAGTGGGTTGATGCAAGCAACACATGTTGGAGAAGATAGTTATAGCTACAAACTTAGTATGGAAGCCAAGCAAACTAAAGGCATTTATAGTGAATTAATCATGTTGATGAATCGTCTAATCCGTTTGCTGACAATGGTGATCATACCAATCGGTGCTATTTTAATGATAACCAGTTTAACAAGTGGAACTCAGTTGAATGAAGCCATTTTAGGCAGTACAGCAGCCATTATGGGGATGATTCCAGAAGGACTTATTTTATTAACAACTGTTGCACTAGCTGTTGGGGTTATCAAATTAAGTCGTAGGCAAGTGTTGGTACAGACAATGGGTGCTATAGAAACATTGGCTAGAGTAGATGTTCTTTGTTTAGATAAAACAGGAACTTTAACAAGTGGACAACTAAAAGTTGTGGAATATGATACAGTTGACACAACTAATTTGACAGATGAAACATTTTCTATTTTAGTTGGTTCAATGATTAAAGGGTTGAATGAAGATAATGCGACTGGACTAGCTTTAATGAGTTATTTTGATCAAAGTGACGAAAATTTATTTAAGCCAGTCAAACAGATACCTTTCTCTTCAGCGAGAAAATGGAGTGCTATTACATTTCAAGAAAACGGTACGTATTTTATGGGAGCCCCTGAGTATTTATTTGAAGGCTTTTCTGAAGATCAAACTGAAAAAATGGGATTGGCTTTTGAAAAAGGATTACGAATTATTGCGGTGGCTAAAAGTAATGGTACTGAGTTATCTCAGGTATTACCAGATCAATTAGAATTATTAGGATTTATTTACCTTGAAGATGAAATTAGACCAGAAGCACCTCAAACGCTTGATTATTTTAAGCAGGAGAAAGTGGACATATGCATTATATCTGGAGACCATCCAGAAACGGTCGCACAGATAGCTAAACGATCTGGCGTATCACATGATGAAGAATCAATTGATATGAGTAAAATATCAGATGAGAAAATTCCAGAAATTGTGAAGACACACCGTATTTTTGGGCGAGTTTCACCAGAACAAAAGAAAAAGCTAGTCATAGCACTTCAGGAAGAAAACCATGTTGTCGGGATGACAGGGGACGGAGTGAATGATATTTTAGCGTTAAAACAAGCTGATTGTAGTATCGTTATGGCAAATGGGAGTGATGCTGCAAAGGGGATTGCTGATTTTGTTTTATTAGATTCTAATTTTGATTCCATGATAGATGTTGTATTAGAGGGCAGACAAGTTATTAACAATATTCAACGAGTGTCTTCTCTGTACTTGACTAAAACAGTCTATTCATTGTTTTTAGCAGCAATTTATATTTTTGTTAGTTCACCATATCCTTTTCAACCCATTCAATTAAGTCCAATTAATGCTTTAACAGTAGGAATACCCTCTTTCTTTTTAGCGCTTAGGCCAAATACGCAGCCAATCAAGGGAGCTTTTTTGAAAAATGTATTTGAACCACCACTAGCTAGTGGGTTAACAGTCGTCATTATGACTTTATTAATTGAGGTGCTCGGAAATATATTAGGATGGTCATATGAGCAAAAATCAACCGTAACAGTGTTATTGACAGGATTTATTGGTTTTATTGTTCTTAGGGAAATAGCCAAGCCCTTAACGAAAAAAATTATAGGACTTTTAAGTGTTTTAATCGTATTGTTTTTATTTATTTTTACATTTTTTGATCACATTTTCTCATTGGCAAGCATATATAACAGTCATTTAGCTCTTGTGTATTTACCATTAATGAGTGTGTCGGTACCGATTTTTTATCTTATTCGAAAAGTCATTCATAAGTTATTAAAAGAGTAA
- the rimM gene encoding ribosome maturation factor RimM (Essential for efficient processing of 16S rRNA), whose translation MAEYLNVGKIVNTQGIKGEVRVISQTDFPEKRYKKGNILYLFQDGKDMVELMIKSHRKHKNFDIVSFEGHPNINDVEKYRDGILKVKKDEVGQLEENAFYYHEIIGCEVVDETGELLGTIKEILSPGANDVWVVKSKEHGKKDILLPYIESVVLDVNVDEQKVTVDIPEGLIDDEN comes from the coding sequence GTGGCAGAATATTTAAATGTTGGGAAAATTGTTAATACACAAGGTATTAAAGGGGAAGTTAGAGTAATATCTCAAACAGATTTTCCAGAAAAACGCTATAAAAAAGGGAATATATTATACCTATTTCAAGATGGAAAAGACATGGTTGAGTTAATGATAAAATCTCACAGAAAACATAAAAATTTTGATATTGTTAGTTTTGAGGGTCATCCGAATATTAATGATGTTGAAAAATATCGAGATGGCATTTTAAAAGTTAAAAAAGACGAAGTCGGTCAATTAGAAGAAAATGCCTTTTATTATCACGAAATAATCGGCTGTGAAGTAGTAGATGAAACTGGCGAGTTGTTGGGTACAATTAAAGAAATTTTATCTCCTGGAGCTAATGATGTGTGGGTAGTTAAATCTAAAGAACATGGGAAAAAAGATATTTTATTACCATATATTGAATCCGTTGTTTTAGATGTGAATGTGGATGAACAAAAAGTAACTGTTGATATTCCAGAAGGGTTGATTGATGATGAGAATTGA
- the trmD gene encoding tRNA (guanosine(37)-N1)-methyltransferase TrmD, producing MRIDVLTLFPKMFEGPLTESILGKAITKELLEVHVRNFREFSTNKHQQVDDYPYGGGAGMLLKVQPIHDALTFIETDAKTKPRVILLDPAGKRFNQEMAEEFSKEEHLVFICGHYEGYDERIRSLVTDEVSLGDYVLTGGELGAMVMIDATVRLLPEVLGNDQSAKTDSHSTGLLEHPQYTRPANYEGMEVPHVLTNGNHKLIEEWQLKESLRRTYLRRPDMLESIELTKEMERLLEEVKKEEKSI from the coding sequence ATGAGAATTGATGTCTTAACTCTTTTTCCAAAAATGTTTGAAGGTCCGCTAACTGAATCTATTTTAGGGAAAGCCATCACTAAAGAGTTGCTTGAGGTTCATGTAAGAAATTTTAGAGAGTTTTCGACAAATAAACATCAACAAGTAGATGATTACCCGTATGGTGGGGGAGCAGGGATGTTGTTGAAAGTTCAACCAATCCATGATGCACTTACTTTCATTGAAACAGACGCAAAAACTAAACCTCGTGTGATTTTACTTGATCCAGCAGGTAAACGATTTAATCAAGAGATGGCGGAAGAATTTTCTAAAGAGGAACACTTGGTTTTTATTTGTGGTCATTATGAAGGCTATGATGAAAGAATCCGTTCTTTAGTAACCGATGAAGTGTCACTTGGTGATTACGTGTTAACAGGTGGTGAGCTTGGCGCAATGGTGATGATTGATGCAACAGTGAGGTTATTACCAGAAGTTTTGGGTAATGATCAGTCAGCCAAAACTGATTCTCATTCAACAGGTCTTTTGGAGCATCCACAATACACACGTCCGGCTAATTATGAAGGAATGGAAGTTCCTCACGTATTAACCAATGGAAATCATAAATTAATTGAAGAATGGCAGTTAAAAGAATCGCTTAGAAGAACCTACTTAAGACGACCTGATATGTTAGAATCGATTGAGTTAACAAAAGAGATGGAAAGATTACTAGAAGAAGTGAAAAAGGAAGAAAAAAGTATTTAG
- the rplS gene encoding 50S ribosomal protein L19 — MNPLIEEITKEQLRSDIPAFRPGDTVRVHAKVVEGTRERIQLFEGVVIKRRGAGISETYTVRKVSNGVGVERTFPIHTPRVAQIEVIRYGKVRRAKLYYIRALHGKAARIKEIRR; from the coding sequence ATGAATCCATTAATAGAAGAAATTACAAAAGAACAATTACGCTCTGATATCCCAGCTTTTAGACCTGGTGACACTGTACGTGTACATGCTAAAGTTGTTGAGGGTACTCGTGAACGTATCCAGTTATTTGAAGGTGTTGTAATCAAACGCCGTGGAGCTGGAATTAGCGAAACTTACACTGTACGTAAAGTATCAAATGGTGTTGGTGTGGAACGTACTTTCCCAATCCATACACCACGTGTTGCTCAAATCGAAGTAATCCGTTATGGTAAAGTTCGTCGTGCGAAACTTTATTACATCCGTGCATTACATGGTAAAGCAGCAAGAATTAAAGAAATCCGTCGTTAA